A section of the Dermacoccus nishinomiyaensis genome encodes:
- a CDS encoding FAD-binding and (Fe-S)-binding domain-containing protein — protein sequence MSTPSIPFTPAADVTAHAATIDVGRIAHELRHHEVTDVLVSGVERAAYSSDASLYRVLPRAIVRPRHTDDVLETLAVARSLGVPITARGAGTSCAGNAVGPGIVMDFSTHMNKVLDLDVANRRAVVEPGAVHQSLQRAVLPHGVRFGPDPSSHTRCTIGGMIGNNACGSRAFAYGKTSDNLLSLEMATAGGELVRLDHGASRDALTAAHPSLGRLDDLVGANLATIRQEFGRFDRQVSGYAMETLLPERGFDVTRFMAGTEGTLGVLTEATVGLVTEPAFRILVVLGYDDMPAAGDAAPLVRQFTPTACEGIDRRLVDVLIARRGAQAVPALPKGSGWLLVEIAGDDRDEVLARAEACLVGCGAIDGRVVLDAAETSALWKVREDGAGLAGRSPKDLPAWPGWEDAAVPPEKLGAYLRDFDALLDTYDLSGLPYGHFGDGCLHIRIDFPLSAPGGTQVLHEFLDESAQLVARYGGSMSGEHGDGRARSEYLSSMYSSQALALFAGVKEIFDPTNLLNPGVLVDPAPAAADVRMAHVPPLTKDLALAYAHDGGDFARAVHRCTGIGKCRASTIGTTNVMCPSYAATGDEKDSTRGRARLLQEMVQGGLSGGFVNDGWRSPEVHEALDLCLSCKGCTSDCPTGIDMPAFKSEVLHQTYKGRVRPRSHYALGQLPRWVRLGHKASGVFNLALAVTGKVPVLKKLAGVDPRRSVPSLARESFRDWCRTNDVGFFEDADRRGVVPDNAVVIMVDTFTDHFSPEVGQAAVRVLRRAGWEPFVVERAGCCGLTWISTGQLDGAKKQLRGLIGDLAPVVRRHVPVIGLEPSCTAVLRGDAAELLPGDEDAALVARSTSTLAEFLAGDDRWTAPDLSGVDVVAQPHCHHHGVMGWSPDAALLRDAGANLQQLGGCCGLAGNFGVEQGHYEVSVKVAEQQLLPAMDAKPDAALLADGFSCRTQIADLTEHRGIHLAQLLDDAQGGQGV from the coding sequence GTGAGTACGCCGAGCATCCCGTTCACGCCCGCCGCCGACGTCACGGCGCATGCCGCCACGATCGACGTCGGGCGCATCGCGCACGAGCTGCGTCATCACGAGGTCACCGACGTCCTCGTCAGCGGTGTCGAGCGTGCCGCGTACTCGAGCGACGCGAGCCTGTACCGCGTGCTGCCGCGCGCGATCGTGCGTCCGCGCCACACCGATGACGTGCTCGAGACCCTCGCCGTCGCGCGCAGTCTGGGCGTGCCGATCACCGCACGCGGCGCGGGCACGTCATGCGCCGGCAACGCCGTCGGGCCCGGCATCGTCATGGATTTCAGCACGCACATGAACAAGGTGCTCGACCTCGACGTCGCGAACCGGCGCGCCGTCGTCGAACCCGGCGCGGTGCATCAGAGCCTGCAGCGCGCGGTACTGCCGCACGGGGTGCGCTTCGGGCCGGACCCGTCGTCGCACACGCGATGCACGATCGGCGGGATGATCGGCAACAACGCGTGCGGGTCGCGGGCGTTCGCGTATGGCAAGACGAGCGACAACCTGCTCTCGCTCGAGATGGCGACGGCGGGGGGCGAGCTCGTGCGCCTCGATCACGGGGCGTCGCGCGACGCGCTGACCGCCGCGCACCCCTCCCTTGGGCGCCTCGACGACCTCGTCGGCGCGAACCTCGCGACGATCCGGCAGGAGTTCGGGCGCTTCGATCGTCAGGTCTCCGGCTACGCGATGGAGACGCTGCTGCCGGAACGCGGGTTCGACGTCACACGCTTCATGGCCGGCACCGAGGGCACGCTCGGGGTGCTGACGGAGGCCACTGTCGGGCTCGTGACGGAACCGGCGTTCCGCATCCTCGTCGTCCTCGGCTACGACGACATGCCGGCCGCCGGTGACGCCGCGCCGCTCGTGCGTCAGTTCACGCCGACGGCGTGCGAGGGCATCGACCGGCGGCTCGTCGACGTCCTCATCGCGCGGCGCGGCGCGCAGGCCGTCCCGGCGCTGCCGAAGGGGTCGGGGTGGCTGCTCGTCGAGATCGCCGGCGACGATCGCGACGAGGTGCTCGCGCGCGCCGAGGCGTGTCTCGTCGGCTGCGGGGCGATCGACGGGCGCGTCGTGCTCGACGCCGCGGAGACGAGTGCGCTGTGGAAGGTGCGTGAGGACGGCGCCGGCCTTGCGGGGCGCTCGCCGAAGGACCTGCCCGCGTGGCCCGGCTGGGAGGACGCCGCCGTCCCGCCCGAAAAGCTTGGCGCGTACCTGCGTGACTTCGACGCGTTGCTCGACACCTACGACCTCTCCGGGTTGCCGTATGGACACTTCGGCGACGGGTGCCTGCACATCCGCATCGACTTTCCGCTCAGCGCGCCGGGCGGCACGCAGGTGCTGCACGAATTCCTCGACGAGTCGGCGCAGCTCGTGGCGCGCTACGGCGGGTCGATGTCCGGTGAGCACGGCGACGGGCGCGCCCGCAGCGAGTACCTCAGCTCGATGTACTCGTCGCAGGCGCTCGCGTTGTTCGCCGGCGTCAAGGAGATCTTCGACCCGACGAACCTGCTCAACCCGGGCGTCCTCGTCGATCCCGCGCCGGCGGCGGCCGACGTCCGCATGGCGCACGTACCGCCACTGACGAAGGACCTCGCACTCGCGTACGCGCATGACGGCGGCGACTTCGCGCGCGCCGTCCACCGCTGCACCGGCATCGGCAAGTGCCGCGCGAGCACGATCGGGACGACGAACGTCATGTGCCCGAGCTACGCGGCGACCGGTGACGAGAAGGACTCGACGCGCGGACGCGCGCGGCTGCTGCAGGAGATGGTGCAGGGCGGGCTCTCCGGCGGTTTCGTCAACGACGGTTGGCGCTCGCCGGAGGTGCACGAGGCGCTCGATCTGTGCCTGTCGTGCAAGGGCTGCACATCGGACTGCCCGACGGGTATCGACATGCCCGCGTTCAAGTCGGAGGTGTTGCATCAGACGTACAAGGGGCGCGTGCGTCCGCGCTCGCACTACGCGTTGGGGCAGCTTCCGCGCTGGGTTCGGTTGGGACACAAGGCGTCCGGCGTGTTCAACCTGGCGCTCGCGGTGACGGGCAAGGTGCCGGTGCTCAAGAAGCTCGCCGGCGTCGATCCGCGACGCTCGGTGCCGTCGTTGGCGCGTGAGTCGTTCCGTGACTGGTGCCGCACGAACGATGTCGGGTTCTTCGAGGACGCCGACCGTCGTGGCGTGGTGCCGGACAACGCCGTCGTCATCATGGTCGACACGTTCACCGACCACTTCTCGCCCGAGGTCGGTCAGGCCGCGGTTCGTGTGCTGCGGCGCGCAGGCTGGGAACCGTTCGTCGTCGAACGCGCCGGCTGCTGCGGTCTGACGTGGATCTCCACGGGCCAGCTCGACGGGGCGAAGAAGCAACTGCGCGGGTTGATCGGTGACCTCGCGCCCGTCGTGCGTCGTCACGTGCCCGTCATCGGGCTCGAACCGTCGTGCACGGCCGTGCTGCGCGGTGACGCCGCCGAGCTACTGCCCGGCGACGAGGACGCCGCGCTGGTGGCGCGCTCGACGTCGACGCTCGCGGAGTTCCTCGCCGGTGACGACCGGTGGACGGCGCCCGACCTGTCCGGTGTCGACGTGGTCGCGCAGCCGCACTGCCACCATCACGGGGTGATGGGCTGGTCGCCCGATGCCGCGCTGTTGCGCGACGCCGGCGCCAACTTGCAGCAACTCGGCGGATGCTGCGGCCTCGCAGGCAACTTCGGCGTCGAGCAGGGGCACTACGAGGTGAGCGTCAAGGTCGCCGAACAACAGCTGCTGCCGGCGATGGACGCCAAGCCCGACGCTGCGCTGCTCGCCGATGGGTTCTCGTGCCGCACCCAGATCGCCGACCTCACCGAACATCGCGGTATCCACCTCGCGCAGTTGCTCGACGACGCTCAAGGTGGTCAGGGCGTCTGA
- the fdxA gene encoding ferredoxin encodes MTYVIAQPCVDVKDKACIEECPVDCIYEGERSLYIHPDECVDCGACEPVCPVEAIYYEDDTPEEWADYYKANVEFFDDLGSPGGAAKMGVIKKDHPIIAVLPPQNQD; translated from the coding sequence GTGACGTACGTCATCGCCCAGCCCTGTGTCGATGTCAAGGACAAGGCCTGCATCGAAGAGTGCCCCGTCGACTGCATCTACGAGGGTGAGCGTTCGCTCTACATCCACCCCGACGAGTGCGTCGACTGCGGCGCGTGCGAGCCGGTGTGCCCCGTCGAGGCCATCTACTACGAGGACGACACGCCCGAGGAGTGGGCCGACTACTACAAGGCCAACGTCGAGTTCTTCGACGACCTCGGCTCGCCCGGTGGCGCCGCGAAGATGGGCGTCATCAAGAAGGATCACCCGATCATCGCCGTCCTGCCCCCGCAGAACCAGGACTGA
- a CDS encoding VanW family protein yields MQEVTVADDEQVQATQPDGTRRRRHLAWFGGAGVLAVAAIGYVGACYHYKDTIAGGTTVAGRSIGGMTMEQASRQVSGLPGPGAQQQATVTADGQKFAFEPSSAWKPDVARTLDGVTGFSLSPTRLIHHISGDGGAVTPRYTVDEAALARLVKSSAGTSIKGAPTQGKVKFINGEVVVVKGAPGKSVDEKAVAKDVAEHWPGTTAYTTKLVDKQADATQDAVTAFAAGDAKKAMSEPLQVKANGETVTMKPSDVSEVISSDTDAHGQPSIKVDADALLAHVLERSTDMQNDIATDAKVVWKDGKPSVQPGKAGQQIDASKVQSVVAAALTGNHVANLPMKPMQPQVTEKDIDVSSLPTTSMAHFESKLPGGAENAARTHNIETALATLNGMVVRPGEQFSLLRALGYSLTKEKGYVEAGTLQGGIHVDGMGGGVSQVSTVLYNTAFFAGVQLDEHTPHDVYIDRYPMGREATLWNPGVDNTWTNDTGHLILIKAGTSGNKVVMDFYGTRQYDVSTKTGPKTDVVQPKQRTVKDVKGCENSVGNGTPGFQVDVWRTLKKGSNVVRTDKIHTKYQPDDIITCVGSS; encoded by the coding sequence ATGCAGGAGGTCACCGTGGCGGACGACGAGCAGGTGCAGGCGACGCAGCCGGACGGCACGCGTCGGCGCAGGCATCTGGCCTGGTTCGGGGGCGCCGGTGTACTCGCCGTGGCGGCGATCGGCTACGTCGGGGCCTGCTACCACTACAAGGACACGATCGCGGGCGGTACCACCGTCGCAGGCCGCAGCATCGGCGGGATGACGATGGAACAGGCCTCGCGTCAGGTCTCCGGCCTGCCGGGCCCGGGGGCGCAGCAGCAGGCCACCGTCACGGCCGACGGGCAGAAGTTCGCGTTCGAGCCGTCCAGCGCATGGAAGCCGGACGTGGCGCGCACGCTCGACGGCGTCACCGGGTTCAGCCTGTCGCCTACCCGCCTCATCCATCACATCAGCGGTGACGGCGGCGCCGTCACGCCGCGGTACACGGTCGACGAAGCGGCGCTGGCGCGTCTCGTCAAAAGCTCGGCGGGCACCTCGATCAAGGGCGCGCCCACGCAGGGCAAGGTGAAGTTCATCAACGGTGAGGTCGTCGTCGTCAAGGGCGCGCCGGGCAAGAGCGTCGACGAGAAGGCGGTCGCGAAGGACGTCGCCGAGCACTGGCCGGGCACCACGGCCTACACCACGAAGCTCGTCGACAAGCAGGCCGACGCGACGCAGGACGCCGTCACCGCGTTCGCGGCGGGCGATGCGAAGAAGGCGATGTCCGAGCCGCTGCAGGTCAAGGCCAATGGCGAGACCGTGACGATGAAACCCTCCGATGTCTCCGAGGTCATCTCCTCCGACACGGACGCGCACGGACAGCCCTCCATCAAGGTCGACGCGGACGCACTGCTCGCCCACGTCCTCGAGCGCAGCACCGACATGCAGAACGACATCGCGACGGACGCGAAGGTCGTGTGGAAGGACGGGAAGCCGAGCGTGCAGCCGGGCAAGGCCGGCCAGCAGATCGACGCCTCGAAGGTGCAGTCGGTCGTCGCGGCAGCACTGACGGGCAACCACGTCGCGAACCTGCCCATGAAGCCGATGCAGCCGCAGGTGACCGAGAAGGACATCGACGTCTCGTCGCTGCCCACCACGTCGATGGCGCACTTCGAGTCCAAGTTGCCCGGCGGCGCCGAGAACGCCGCGCGCACCCACAACATCGAGACGGCGCTCGCGACGCTCAACGGGATGGTGGTCAGACCCGGTGAGCAGTTCTCACTGTTGCGTGCCCTGGGGTACTCGTTGACGAAGGAGAAGGGCTACGTCGAGGCGGGCACGCTGCAGGGCGGCATCCACGTCGACGGCATGGGCGGCGGCGTCTCCCAGGTCTCGACGGTGCTCTACAACACGGCGTTCTTCGCGGGCGTGCAGCTCGACGAGCACACCCCGCACGACGTCTACATCGATCGCTACCCGATGGGTCGTGAGGCAACCCTGTGGAACCCCGGCGTCGACAACACGTGGACGAACGACACCGGCCACCTCATCCTCATCAAGGCGGGCACGAGCGGCAACAAGGTCGTCATGGACTTCTACGGCACACGCCAGTACGACGTGTCGACGAAGACGGGGCCGAAGACCGACGTGGTGCAGCCGAAGCAACGCACCGTGAAGGACGTCAAGGGGTGCGAGAACTCCGTCGGAAACGGCACGCCAGGCTTCCAGGTCGACGTGTGGCGCACCCTCAAGAAGGGCTCGAACGTGGTGCGCACCGACAAGATCCACACGAAGTACCAACCCGACGACATCATCACCTGCGTCGGCTCGTCGTGA
- a CDS encoding alpha/beta fold hydrolase codes for MTTATHEATVEQTSLTTDDGLTLAATWHRLAVSSADESSAGDSSDEGMPTGRAPKRPVVIAVHGYPDDQRVWDAMIPHLIPRADVLTYDTRGSGRSDAPPSHDGYALDKLRRDVDRAVTAAAENGHEVHLLAHDWGSIQAWQAVTDDGAASCVSSFTTISGPCLDHASRWMHAMARGSTHDRLLLAQQAASSTYIAFFQTPLLPELVIRSGAFGRLLQRGDGAERERRDMLDGLELYRANMGLRRHGSSADATSGPRRTDVPTQIVVPTKDRYVREPIATYGAAYAATSRVRRLDAGHWAVRSHAGDVADLVIEHAGL; via the coding sequence ATGACGACCGCGACGCACGAAGCTACTGTCGAACAGACCTCCCTGACCACCGATGACGGCCTGACGCTCGCCGCGACGTGGCACCGACTCGCCGTCTCGTCGGCTGACGAATCGTCGGCTGGCGACTCGTCTGACGAAGGCATGCCAACCGGCCGCGCGCCGAAGCGTCCCGTCGTCATCGCGGTGCACGGCTACCCTGACGACCAGCGGGTCTGGGACGCGATGATCCCCCACCTCATCCCGCGCGCCGACGTCCTCACCTACGACACCCGCGGGTCGGGCCGTTCCGACGCGCCGCCGTCACACGACGGCTACGCACTCGACAAGTTGCGCCGCGACGTCGATCGGGCCGTCACCGCAGCCGCCGAGAACGGGCATGAGGTCCATCTGCTCGCCCACGACTGGGGTTCGATCCAGGCCTGGCAGGCCGTGACGGACGACGGCGCGGCCTCCTGCGTCAGCAGCTTCACGACGATCTCGGGCCCATGTCTCGATCATGCGTCGCGCTGGATGCACGCGATGGCCCGTGGTTCGACCCACGATCGTCTGCTCCTCGCGCAGCAGGCCGCGTCGTCGACGTACATCGCGTTCTTCCAGACCCCGCTGCTTCCGGAACTCGTCATCCGCAGCGGCGCGTTCGGCCGGCTGTTGCAGCGCGGCGACGGTGCCGAGCGCGAGCGCCGCGACATGCTCGATGGCCTCGAGCTGTACCGCGCCAACATGGGGCTGCGCCGGCACGGCTCCAGCGCGGACGCGACCTCCGGGCCACGTCGCACCGACGTGCCGACTCAGATCGTCGTGCCGACGAAGGACCGCTACGTCCGCGAACCCATCGCCACGTACGGCGCGGCCTACGCCGCGACGTCCCGCGTGCGGCGTCTCGACGCCGGGCACTGGGCCGTGCGCTCGCACGCCGGCGACGTCGCCGACCTGGTCATCGAGCACGCGGGCCTGTAA
- a CDS encoding GNAT family N-acetyltransferase: MIRRRLTAGEIAAAAGTLDANATLTDIVGTVRSVDVGHVVVDTRRGEVRVAITHIVTAKALGPRPGRRGAPHRAVSVEDLEELMTDGWPPHEREWFGRWMLRAAGGYTGRANSALVLGEPGPSTADALATVRRWYDARALPPLIQVPLSPGFSADDDPLVQEATTLGWEALRPVRVMTAASADVAAAARRTSTSSRRTNVSPALDDAWWSLADDRARTHESDARRVLEGSEKQVFLALTPPVDTDGITSGAAGAPSGAVAHARLALSPGWAGVFALATRPDVRRQGLARQLLRACADEALRADEASMYLQVAADNAPAIALYESLGFTTHHRYVYLQPN; the protein is encoded by the coding sequence ATGATTCGCCGGCGGCTGACAGCCGGCGAGATCGCCGCCGCCGCAGGCACGCTCGACGCGAACGCGACCCTGACGGACATCGTCGGCACCGTCCGCTCCGTCGACGTTGGCCATGTCGTCGTCGACACCCGGCGCGGCGAGGTGCGCGTCGCCATCACGCACATCGTGACGGCGAAGGCGCTCGGCCCACGCCCCGGCCGGCGTGGCGCGCCGCATCGCGCGGTCTCCGTCGAGGATCTCGAAGAGCTCATGACGGACGGCTGGCCGCCCCACGAACGTGAGTGGTTCGGACGCTGGATGCTGCGCGCTGCCGGCGGTTACACCGGGCGTGCCAACTCGGCTCTCGTCCTCGGCGAACCCGGCCCGTCGACGGCCGACGCGCTTGCCACCGTTCGACGCTGGTATGACGCTCGAGCGCTGCCGCCCCTGATCCAGGTGCCTCTCTCACCCGGCTTCTCGGCCGACGACGACCCCCTCGTCCAGGAGGCCACCACTCTCGGCTGGGAGGCGCTCCGCCCGGTACGTGTCATGACGGCCGCGAGCGCCGACGTCGCTGCGGCTGCGCGGCGCACGTCGACCAGCTCGAGGCGCACGAACGTCTCCCCCGCCCTCGACGACGCGTGGTGGTCGCTCGCCGATGACCGGGCCCGCACGCACGAGAGTGACGCCCGGCGCGTCCTGGAAGGCTCCGAGAAGCAGGTCTTCCTCGCGCTCACGCCGCCCGTTGACACGGACGGCATCACCTCCGGTGCGGCGGGCGCGCCCTCGGGAGCCGTCGCCCACGCTCGCCTGGCGCTGTCGCCGGGATGGGCCGGAGTGTTCGCCCTCGCCACCCGCCCCGACGTCCGCCGTCAGGGCCTCGCACGACAACTCCTGCGCGCCTGCGCCGACGAAGCGCTGCGCGCCGACGAGGCGTCGATGTACCTGCAGGTCGCCGCCGACAACGCACCGGCCATCGCTCTGTACGAATCGCTCGGCTTCACGACGCACCACAGGTACGTCTACCTCCAGCCGAACTGA